In a genomic window of Fibrobacter sp. UWH4:
- a CDS encoding Tfp pilus assembly protein FimT/FimU gives MKRGFTLIELVVTIAVSGIFFTLAMHLYTQAVKGQLAFTKKDAAYMQRSVDIALTKKMLQEHPGKCIDRKYALDSDTETHPLIQNLKCKELKRGRIVVYGNQGTWVVKH, from the coding sequence ATGAAACGCGGCTTTACACTCATAGAATTAGTCGTCACCATAGCGGTTTCTGGCATTTTCTTCACCCTAGCCATGCACCTTTACACCCAGGCAGTCAAAGGCCAACTGGCCTTCACAAAAAAAGATGCAGCCTATATGCAACGCTCCGTTGACATCGCCCTAACAAAAAAGATGCTCCAAGAGCATCCTGGTAAATGTATTGATAGAAAGTATGCCTTAGATTCCGATACCGAAACCCATCCCCTCATTCAGAACTTGAAATGTAAGGAACTGAAAAGAGGGCGAATTGTGGTGTATGGGAATCAGGGAACATGGGTTGTGAAACATTAA